Genomic DNA from Flavobacterium sp. N502540:
GTAAAAAGAGTTTTAGAGAAGAGTGGTGTGTTTTGGCTTATGGTAAAGATGTTTTTCGATATAAAACAAAAAAAAATGAAAATAAATCTTTTTTTTAAAGCGATTGATAATTTTAATAAAGGGAAACAAAAAATTGAAGCCATAAATTATGAAAAATGATAAGAGTAAAATAAAGTTGATTTCACTTCCTAAAATTGAAGATCGAAGAGGAAATTTATCAGTAATCGAAAAAGATATTATCCCTTTTGAAATCAAAAGAGTTTACTATGTTTATGATATTCCTAGCGGATCAGAAAGGGGAGGACATTCACACAAAGACTTGCAAGAGTTTTTAGTGGCTTTAAGTGGAAGTTTTGATGTTATTTTGAATGATGGAATCTCAGAAAAGACTATAGTATTAAACAAGCCTAATATTGGATTGCTGATTCCAGCAGGTATTTGGCGAGAGTTAAGGAATTTTTCTTCAGGCGCAGTTTGTTTAGTAGTAGCTTCAGAAGTTTATTTAGAAGACGATTACATTAGAGATTTTGATGAATTTATGTGCTCGAAAAAGACTACTGATAAATAGAAAAGTTAAAACCATTTTTTCTTAAAAGTCTTTTTATTTTGAGTAATGGTATTAACACGTATCTGGGCAGGCAGTATATAACTTTAGTTTTAAAAGAAATATTTTCTTTTAGGATGTTTCGAAGCAGTTCTTTCGATTTTTTGTTCTCACCGGCAATTTTATATTGTAAAGCATATTCTATCCTGTAAACGTCAAGATATTTTTTTAAGCTTGGATTGCTTTTTTCTTCTTGTTTATAGTCCTCAAAATTCTTTAATTTTTTTTCCAGTATTGGGGTTTTCGAAAGGCTGTTTTCGATGTAATGAAGGTAAGATGCTGTAACTTTATTGCTCAATACAACCGGATATTTTAAGGCAATTCGAATCCACATATCCACATCCTGGCCACTAGATATAGTGGGCTTAAAATCACCTATTTCTGTAAATATGTTTTTCGGAATTACAATTGAAGATGAGGTAGCAATAGGATAAGGCAAACTGGTTTCAAAGAAATCCGGAATAATGCCTTCAAAAGCAGTAGAGATTCCTTTAAACTTTGGAACATAATTTTTTCCATTACTAAATACTAACTCGTAACGCGAAGCAAAAATACCCGTGTCCGGAAATTTTTCTATTAAAGTTTTTAATGTCTCCAGATGATTAGGTGCCCACAAATCATCCGCATCTAAAAAAGCAATGTAATTACATCTTGCTTTTTCAATCCCGAGATTTCTTGCTATAGAGGCTCCCTGATTTTTTTCATTGTAAAGTTGTATACGGTCATCATTAAACCCTTGGACTTTTGCCATGCTATTGTCTGTAGATCCGTCGTTTATTACAATTACTTCAAAATCTGTAAAAGTTTGATCGAGAATGCTTTTTATCGTATTTTCGATATAATCAGCTTTATTGTATAATGGAATGACGACAGAGAAAAATGCCATGTTACTTGGTTTTTAAAGTGCAATAATAACCTAATTTATAAAAATCCAGTAGGTACAGATTAGGCTTTTTTGATATTAAATTAGCGAGTACCATGTTTTTGCTTTTTTCGTAAATTAACCTTGAAGCTCCTGTTAGATGAAACTTTTTTAAAGAGGCATAAATCCTGCTTAGTTTAATATCTTTTGAATCTATTTTTCGAGAAGAAATCAGGTTGTGAAGATTTTTGACAGCGCTTTCAGTTTTTCTTATAAAATCAATACTATCTTCTTGATTATGATGAATTAATATGTTTTCAATATGAGTAATCGGAACAGAATTTAATCGAAGTTTTTGTATAAAAATAGAATCTTCATAGCCATATTCATTCACGAATTCAGGAAAAGGAAACTGCAAAAGGATTTCTTTTTTTAGAAGTAAGTTCCATGTAAATACAAAATCATAATTGTCTTTAAATCTGTGTTCTAAAGATTTGATTTCCCTATTGATTCCATATTTCCATCGAAGTAATTTTTCTTTGGGAGGAACTGTGTCCGGATATTCAACACCTCCGAAGATTACTTTAGGTGCTTTTGATAATAAATGAATATAATTTTTGAGATAAAACTCATTCTTTGGTAAAGCATCGGCTTCCATAATCAAAACATATTCATATTTTGATTTATGGGCTAAAGAATTGATGTTTTTACCTCTGCCTAAATTTTCTTTATTAACAAAAAATGAGCAGTTTTCTAAGTAATTAATCTGGTTGTTTTCATTAATAAATTTAGTACCGGCATCATCCTGAGCGATAATTTCATATGCAATTCCTAAATTATCAGCCTGATGCTTCAGCTCTAAAACAAGCGGCAAAACATCATAGTTATAAACCGGAATTAAAATAGATAGCACTATACGCTGCGTTGTACCACTTCAAAAATTCTTTCGTCTTCACATTTTAGGGTTTTAGACGGGAATTTCATCAGTAAAGCATAATCGTGGGTCACCATGATCACTGTTTTACCGTTGGCATTGATTTTTTTAAGTACTTCAAGAACCTCTGAGCTGGTTTGCGGATCAAGATTTCCGGTAGGCTCATCGGCTAAGATAAATTCAGGATCGTTTAGTAAGGCTCTTGCAATGGCAACACGCTGCTGTTCACCTCCTGAAAGTTGATGTGGCATCTTGTTTAGGAATTCTTTCATGCCTACCTTATCCAGGACTTCATCGATTTTATGCTCCATGGCTTCTTTTTCAGACCAGCCAGTGGCTTTTAAAACAAAAAGCATATTGTCTTTTACAGAACGGTCCGGA
This window encodes:
- a CDS encoding glycosyltransferase family 2 protein, with the translated sequence MAFFSVVIPLYNKADYIENTIKSILDQTFTDFEVIVINDGSTDNSMAKVQGFNDDRIQLYNEKNQGASIARNLGIEKARCNYIAFLDADDLWAPNHLETLKTLIEKFPDTGIFASRYELVFSNGKNYVPKFKGISTAFEGIIPDFFETSLPYPIATSSSIVIPKNIFTEIGDFKPTISSGQDVDMWIRIALKYPVVLSNKVTASYLHYIENSLSKTPILEKKLKNFEDYKQEEKSNPSLKKYLDVYRIEYALQYKIAGENKKSKELLRNILKENISFKTKVIYCLPRYVLIPLLKIKRLLRKNGFNFSIYQ
- a CDS encoding glycosyltransferase family 2 protein — translated: MLSILIPVYNYDVLPLVLELKHQADNLGIAYEIIAQDDAGTKFINENNQINYLENCSFFVNKENLGRGKNINSLAHKSKYEYVLIMEADALPKNEFYLKNYIHLLSKAPKVIFGGVEYPDTVPPKEKLLRWKYGINREIKSLEHRFKDNYDFVFTWNLLLKKEILLQFPFPEFVNEYGYEDSIFIQKLRLNSVPITHIENILIHHNQEDSIDFIRKTESAVKNLHNLISSRKIDSKDIKLSRIYASLKKFHLTGASRLIYEKSKNMVLANLISKKPNLYLLDFYKLGYYCTLKTK
- a CDS encoding cell division ATP-binding protein FtsE, translated to MSQTVLSLKEVTIYQEGKKILSHINLDVQHGEFIYIIGKTGSGKSSFMKTLYGDLPLTEGEGHIVEFDLATLKESEIPYLRRKIGIVFQDFKLLPDRSVKDNMLFVLKATGWSEKEAMEHKIDEVLDKVGMKEFLNKMPHQLSGGEQQRVAIARALLNDPEFILADEPTGNLDPQTSSEVLEVLKKINANGKTVIMVTHDYALLMKFPSKTLKCEDERIFEVVQRSV
- a CDS encoding sugar 3,4-ketoisomerase, yielding MKNDKSKIKLISLPKIEDRRGNLSVIEKDIIPFEIKRVYYVYDIPSGSERGGHSHKDLQEFLVALSGSFDVILNDGISEKTIVLNKPNIGLLIPAGIWRELRNFSSGAVCLVVASEVYLEDDYIRDFDEFMCSKKTTDK